In Vigna radiata var. radiata cultivar VC1973A chromosome 3, Vradiata_ver6, whole genome shotgun sequence, the following proteins share a genomic window:
- the LOC106757482 gene encoding transcription factor ILI6, producing the protein MSSRRSRSRQTGTSRNITDDQINDLVSKLQQLLPEIRERHSDKVSASKVLQETCNYIRSLHREVDDLSERLSELLATTDTAQAAIIRNLLMQ; encoded by the exons aTGTCTAGCAGAAGGTCACGGTCAAGGCAAACAGGTACTTCAAGGAATATCACCGATGATCAGATCAACGATCTTGTCTCCAAGTTGCAACAGCTTCTTCCAGAGATACGTGAGAGACACTCTGACAAG GTTTCAGCTTCGAAGGTGTTGCAAGAGACATGCAACTATATTAGAAGCTTACACAGGGAAGTGGACGACCTAAGCGAGCGTTTGTCTGAACTCTTGGCTACAACTGACACTGCACAAGCTGCAATAATTAGAAATTTACTTATGCAATAG